The window GGCGAAGGTGACGATGAATGCGACGGCGAGTAGTGCGGCTAGTGTCGTTGGTGTGTAAGAGATTGTGAAGATCGACCAGGAGACAAGGATCCAGAAGGCCATATTGGCGGAGGCTGCGAGGTAGACCCAGTCGGAGAAGCGGTGCTGGTCGTTGAAGAAGCTCATGTTGCGCAGAGCTGGCGTGGGGGATTTGTTGTAGGAGACTGCTCGTAGAAAGATGACCGGCATGAGGTTGATGCAGAGGACGAGCGCTGTCCAGACGACGGGTGCGTAGATCTGGTGAAAGAGGGGGACGAGCCGCCAGGTAATCAGGAGAGTGATCAGGATGTTGGCGGTTGCTCCTGCATTGACGAGAGCGGGAAAGTGAGTCATGTCGGCGAGTCGATCCATGCGGTCGATGACTTTGTCTGAACTGTTGATGCTGTGCACAGAAACCTCCTGCGTACTGGCAGCGAGCATTGCTTGCCCGCGACGGTGCGTAGCTGCAGTCTACAGTTGAAACGTGGAGGCATGACGCGATGGAGAGACAAGAGACGAAGGATTATGACGCTGGGGCAACTGGCTCCGAGCAGCAGGAGTCGGTTTGGGATTACCCGCGACCTCCTCGGCTGGAGGCGACGGCGCGCCACTTGCGGGTCGTTCATGGTGGCGTGGTGGTCGCTGAGACGCGCCGCGGATTGCGTATCCTCGAGACGAGCCATCCCCCGGTTTACTACTTTCCTCCGGAGGATGTGTCGATGGAGCTGTTGCAGCCGAGTAAGCGACGAAAGACTTTCTGCGAGTTCAAGGGAGTGGCGAGTTATTGGGATGTTGTTGTGAACGGGGCGAAGACGGTGGATGTGGCCTGGAGCTACGCGGCTCCTGCGACGAGCTATGCGAAGTTGAAGGACCATCTGGCGTTTTATGGGGGAGTGGCGGACGAGTGCTGGGTGGATGGCGAGCGTGTGGTGCCGCAGCCTGGAGACTTCTACGGCGGTTGGATTACTTCACACGTGAAAGGTCCGTTCAAGGGGCCGCCGGGAACGCTAGGGTGGTAAGTTTGCGACTTGGCTGCTGCTAGTAGCTGGCAGCTTCTGGCTTTACAGTAAACGGTTCCGTTCGGAAGACGATGGTGTGTCGCGGGTCTGGTCGACTACGGCTCGGGCGAACTGTCCTTGCTTACGGATGGAGCTGGCGTTGCCGTAGTGCTCGAGAAAGAAGGGACGCATGGCCTCGAAGACCTCCGGGAGAAGAGGCGTGGTGGCGTTGGCGTCCATATAGATTCTGCGCATGGTTCCATTTTACTTGCTGTGTGGTATCGGCGTGAACAGAGTGGTGAGCCATCGGCCCCAGTAACAGCGACTCATTGGATTGGAGGGGTTCAAGCCGCTGATCGTCTTTCCGAAGGGCGAAGAGAAACCTTGAGGGGTGACGGCTCTCCGCGACAAACCGGAATTATGAAACTACACTTCCTAGAATCCTCTGAAGCCTGTAGTGTGGTTTAGTTGGTAATTCAGGTAAGGGATGCAAAAGAATGGCAAAGCTTTCACAGTTGCCCTGGTTTTGCTGCCTACTTATGGCACTCTGCTTCGGGCCCGCTTTCTCGCAGACTGAACAAGCACCGACTATCGCTCCTGCCGCTGTGGAGATGCCGCTTCCTGAACCACACGAGTTTCTGAAAGGTGTTTCGGTTAAGGACGACCAATATGCTCGCCTGCGTAAGGATTATCTGTGCCGCAC is drawn from Edaphobacter lichenicola and contains these coding sequences:
- a CDS encoding DUF427 domain-containing protein, with product MERQETKDYDAGATGSEQQESVWDYPRPPRLEATARHLRVVHGGVVVAETRRGLRILETSHPPVYYFPPEDVSMELLQPSKRRKTFCEFKGVASYWDVVVNGAKTVDVAWSYAAPATSYAKLKDHLAFYGGVADECWVDGERVVPQPGDFYGGWITSHVKGPFKGPPGTLGW
- a CDS encoding aminotransferase class V-fold PLP-dependent enzyme → MRRIYMDANATTPLLPEVFEAMRPFFLEHYGNASSIRKQGQFARAVVDQTRDTPSSSERNRLL